One Panicum virgatum strain AP13 chromosome 3N, P.virgatum_v5, whole genome shotgun sequence DNA segment encodes these proteins:
- the LOC120663769 gene encoding acetyl-CoA acetyltransferase, cytosolic 1-like: MASNGITPRDVCVVGVARTPMGGFLGALSSLPATKLGSIAIQAALKRANVDPAVVQEVYFGNVLSANLGQAPARQAALGAGIPNTVVCTTVNKVCASGMKATMFAAQSIQLGINDIVVAGGMESMSNAPKYIAEARKGSRFGHDTLVDGMLKDGLWDVYGDCAMGMCAELCADNHALTREDQDAFAIQSNERGIAARDSGAFAWEIVPIEVPVGRGKPPVLIEKDESLDKFDPVKLKKLRPSFKENGGTVTAGNASSISDGAAALVLVSGQKAEELGLQVLARIKGYADAAQAPELFTTTPALAIPKAIANAGLESSHVDFYEINEAFSAVALANQKLLGIPSEKINVHGGAVSLGHPLGCSGARILVTLIGVLREKGGKIGIAGVCNGGGGASALVLELA, encoded by the exons atggcTTCCAACGGCATCACCCCCAGAG ATGTATGTGTTGTTGGGGTTGCACGCACCCCTATGGGTGGTTTCCTTGGTGCCTTGTCTTCCTTGCCTGCAACCAAACTTGGGTCTATAGCAATTCAAG CTGCTCTGAAAAGAGCAAACGTGGATCCAGCCGTTGTGCAGGAGGTCTACTTTGGAAACGTCTTGAGTGCTAATTTGGGACAAGCTCCTGCAAGGCAAGCTGCTCTGGGTGCAGGGATACCAAACACTGTTGTCTGTACCACTGTTAACAAAGTCTGTGCATCTGGCATGAAAG CTACTATGTTTGCAGCACAGTCAATTCAACTGGGTATCAATGATATTGTTGTGGCAGGTGGCATGGAAAGCATGTCCAATGCCCCAAAGTACATTGCTGAAGCTAG GAAAGGGTCTCGTTTCGGACATGACACACTTGTCGATGGCATGCTTAAGGATGGCCTTTGGGACGTATATGGTGATTGTGCCATGGGAATGTGTGCCGAGCTTTGTGCTGACAATCATGCCCTCACAAGAGAAGATCAG GATGCTTTTGCTATCCAAAGCAACGAGCGTGGAATTGCTGCTCGTGACAGTGGTGCTTTTGCATGGGAGATTGTTCCG ATTGAAGTTCCTGTTGGGAGGGGAAAACCACCAGTACTTATTGAGAAAGATGAAAGCCTGGACAAG TTTGACCCCGTAAAACTGAAGAAACTCCGCCCAAGTTTCAAGGAGAATGGTGGCACTGTTACAGCTGGAAACGCTTCTAGTATAAG TGATGGTGCTGCTGCATTAGTCTTGGTGAGTGGGCAGAAGGCTGAAGAGCTTGGCCTGCAAGTCCTTGCAAGGATCAAAGGATATGCAGATGCAGCTCAA GCTCCAGAGCTTTTTACAACCACCCCTGCACTTGCCATACCAAAGGCTATTGCAAATGCTGGACTAGAGTCATCTCATGTTGATTTTTATGAGATTAATGAAGCCTTTTCG GCTGTTGCGCTTGCAAATCAAAAGCTTCTCGGGATTCCTTCC GAAAAGATTAATGTTCATGGAGGAGCTGTATCTTTAGGCCATCCTCTTGGGTGCAGTGGTGCTCGTATTTTGGTCACCCTTATTGGA GTCCTTAGGGAGAAGGGTGGCAAGATCGGTATTGCTGGTGTCTGcaatggtggaggtggagcgtCAGCACTTGTTCTTGAGCTTGCATAA